Proteins encoded by one window of Cryptosporangium minutisporangium:
- a CDS encoding aerial mycelium formation protein: protein MTDVVPGGRRRIDRVLDPGYLRDLTCLQTPDVRHRRDEALAELAELNRLGHMLDERIAMVTAEQRRRAAIVFDGAPVPAPNLPPSEEHSPAGRLARVFRLRTDPDSPPTHRRRRRVERLVADVDLADVARRTDDELARVLRTFRHERRQVTDVSGRVRGVVDQCGDDLGRRRVAPRGTSPAENPETVPPDEHVTGTLGANRRP, encoded by the coding sequence ATGACGGATGTCGTACCAGGAGGGAGACGGCGGATCGACCGCGTGCTCGACCCCGGTTACCTGCGGGACCTCACCTGCCTGCAGACACCGGACGTACGCCACCGCCGTGACGAAGCGCTCGCCGAACTGGCCGAACTCAACCGCCTCGGGCACATGCTGGACGAACGGATCGCGATGGTCACCGCCGAGCAGCGGCGGCGAGCCGCGATCGTGTTCGACGGCGCCCCCGTCCCCGCGCCGAACCTTCCGCCCTCCGAGGAGCACTCACCCGCGGGTCGACTGGCGCGCGTGTTCCGCCTCCGCACGGACCCGGACAGCCCGCCGACCCATCGGCGACGACGACGGGTGGAACGGCTGGTGGCCGACGTCGATCTCGCCGACGTCGCCCGGCGGACCGACGACGAGCTGGCCCGGGTGCTCCGCACGTTCCGGCACGAGCGACGTCAGGTCACCGACGTGTCCGGTCGGGTGCGCGGCGTCGTCGACCAGTGCGGTGACGACCTGGGGCGACGCCGGGTGGCCCCCCGGGGCACCAGCCCGGCGGAGAACCCGGAAACGGTCCCACCGGACGAGCACGTGACCGGCACCCTCGGCGCGAATCGTCGCCCCTGA
- a CDS encoding folate-binding protein, whose product MTSPLSLRPGAVLAEGVDAGVAAHYGDPFREQRRLTEDVGVVDRSNRGVIAVPGADRLAWLHSLTSQHLSALPAGHGTEALVLSPHGHVEHHLLVGDDGGTTWLDVEPGTIGDLLGYLQKMVFFMRVEPADVSADWAVLSVIGPKTGEALAQLGVALPAEPYRLASLPDGGLVRRMPWPGEVAADLLVPRDALEATVDRLGAPLAGTWAYEALRVADRRPRLGFETDHRTIVQEPEWIPTAVHLEKGCYRGQETVARVHNLGRPPRRLVLLHLDGVSEELPAQGTPITAGRDGRAVGFVGTAVRHHELGHIALGLVKRSTPDDADLWIGETKAAVDPALETA is encoded by the coding sequence GTGACGAGCCCGCTCAGCCTGCGCCCCGGCGCGGTACTCGCCGAGGGTGTCGACGCCGGCGTCGCGGCTCACTACGGCGACCCGTTCCGCGAACAGCGGCGCCTCACCGAGGACGTGGGTGTCGTCGATCGGAGCAACCGCGGCGTCATCGCGGTTCCCGGCGCCGACCGGCTGGCCTGGCTGCACAGCCTCACGTCCCAGCACCTGTCCGCGCTCCCGGCCGGGCACGGCACCGAAGCGCTGGTGCTCTCGCCGCACGGGCACGTCGAGCACCACCTGCTGGTCGGCGACGACGGGGGCACGACCTGGCTGGACGTGGAGCCGGGAACCATCGGCGACCTGCTCGGGTACCTGCAGAAGATGGTCTTCTTCATGCGGGTCGAGCCGGCCGACGTGTCCGCCGACTGGGCGGTGCTGTCGGTGATCGGGCCGAAGACCGGTGAGGCGCTCGCGCAACTGGGGGTGGCGCTGCCGGCCGAGCCGTACCGCTTGGCGTCGCTGCCCGACGGTGGACTGGTCCGCCGCATGCCCTGGCCCGGTGAGGTGGCCGCCGACCTGCTGGTGCCGCGCGACGCGTTGGAGGCCACCGTCGACCGGTTGGGCGCTCCGCTGGCGGGTACCTGGGCGTACGAGGCGCTGCGGGTCGCCGATCGTCGTCCGCGGCTGGGCTTCGAGACCGACCACCGGACGATCGTCCAGGAACCGGAGTGGATCCCGACCGCGGTGCACCTGGAGAAGGGCTGCTACCGGGGTCAGGAGACGGTGGCCCGGGTACACAACCTCGGTCGGCCACCCCGTCGTTTGGTGCTGCTGCACCTGGACGGGGTGAGCGAGGAACTGCCCGCGCAGGGCACGCCGATCACCGCGGGGCGCGACGGCCGCGCGGTCGGCTTCGTCGGCACCGCCGTCCGCCACCACGAGCTGGGTCACATCGCGCTAGGGCTGGTCAAGCGCTCCACCCCGGACGACGCCGACCTCTGGATAGGCGAAACCAAGGCCGCCGTAGACCCAGCGCTAGAGACAGCCTGA
- a CDS encoding Fur family transcriptional regulator, whose protein sequence is MALPSLTDALRSRGLRMTVQRQLVMEAVERLGHATPEQVHAEVTQTAAGINLTTVYRTLELLEQIGLVRHTHLIDTATTYHLAADQHFHLVCRMCRTVSEAPTGMLAELAGRLADERGFSMDVGHVALFGVCGNCSDGNTCEPDAAAHSGSTAEAPEVLS, encoded by the coding sequence ATGGCGCTCCCGTCACTGACCGACGCGCTACGGTCCCGTGGGCTCCGGATGACCGTCCAGCGGCAGCTCGTCATGGAAGCCGTCGAGCGGCTGGGCCACGCCACCCCCGAGCAAGTGCACGCCGAGGTGACGCAGACCGCGGCGGGGATCAACTTGACCACCGTCTACCGGACGCTGGAGCTGCTCGAGCAGATCGGCCTGGTCCGGCACACCCACCTCATCGATACGGCGACGACCTACCACCTCGCCGCTGACCAGCACTTCCACCTGGTGTGCCGGATGTGCCGCACGGTCTCGGAGGCGCCCACCGGGATGCTCGCCGAGCTCGCAGGCCGGCTGGCCGACGAGCGCGGGTTCAGCATGGACGTCGGGCACGTCGCACTGTTCGGCGTCTGCGGGAACTGCAGTGACGGAAATACCTGCGAGCCCGACGCCGCTGCACACTCCGGAAGCACTGCCGAAGCTCCGGAGGTCTTGTCGTGA
- a CDS encoding aminotransferase class IV: MATRALAVLGRGLLPVDTPIARADDAGLTRGDGVFETVHVRYGKPWQLDEHLVRMAGSARILGIALPPVEELAALVESVLVDAHGDEEVGVKIVCTRGPETGQPEPPTVFATMFDVPPAAQRGRREGVSVVTVSLGVPADVRSGAPWLLGGAKTLSYAVNMAALRYAAETGADDALMLSTEGTVLEAPTATVVWAAGGALRTVPVDTGILAGTTVNYLLDHADELGLRAERTRAHLDDLFAADEAWLCSSVRGAARIKALDGKPIGERGLTAGVQRILGFPV, encoded by the coding sequence ATGGCTACCCGTGCGCTCGCCGTCCTCGGCCGGGGTCTCCTTCCGGTCGACACCCCCATCGCCCGCGCCGACGACGCTGGTCTGACCCGCGGCGACGGCGTCTTCGAGACCGTCCACGTCCGCTACGGCAAACCCTGGCAGCTCGACGAGCACCTGGTCCGGATGGCGGGTTCGGCGCGGATCCTCGGGATCGCACTGCCGCCGGTCGAGGAGCTGGCGGCTCTCGTCGAGTCCGTCCTGGTGGACGCACACGGCGACGAGGAGGTCGGCGTCAAGATCGTCTGCACCCGGGGACCGGAGACCGGACAGCCCGAGCCGCCGACCGTGTTCGCGACGATGTTCGACGTGCCGCCCGCCGCGCAGCGTGGCCGTCGGGAGGGCGTGTCCGTGGTGACCGTCTCGCTCGGTGTGCCGGCCGACGTCCGGTCCGGGGCCCCGTGGCTGCTCGGCGGCGCGAAGACGCTCTCCTACGCGGTGAACATGGCCGCGCTGCGATACGCAGCGGAAACAGGCGCGGACGACGCGCTGATGCTGTCGACCGAGGGCACGGTGCTGGAGGCGCCGACCGCAACCGTGGTGTGGGCCGCCGGCGGGGCGCTGCGGACGGTGCCGGTGGACACCGGAATCCTCGCCGGTACCACCGTGAACTATCTGCTCGACCACGCGGACGAGCTGGGACTGCGGGCCGAGCGCACCCGGGCGCACCTGGACGACCTGTTCGCGGCGGACGAGGCGTGGCTGTGCTCCAGCGTCCGTGGAGCCGCGCGGATCAAAGCTCTCGACGGCAAGCCGATCGGGGAGCGGGGCCTCACCGCGGGGGTGCAACGAATCCTTGGATTTCCGGTCTGA
- a CDS encoding FABP family protein, whose translation MTDPAGYPYEETHDLRSGPNLHESLLGLLPFVGVWRGTGKGGYPGTEDFDYAQEVRLSHDGRPFLAYESRAWIIDAEGRPVRPAAREVGWWRPQPDDSIEVLLAHPTGYVEVYVGEIDGLKVELSTDAVVRTASAKEVSANHRLYGIVEGDLLYAVDMAAMGRDLTPHLSARLKRIAG comes from the coding sequence GTGACGGACCCCGCCGGCTACCCGTACGAGGAGACCCACGACCTCCGGTCCGGGCCGAACCTGCACGAGTCGCTGCTCGGCCTGCTCCCGTTCGTCGGGGTCTGGCGCGGCACCGGCAAGGGCGGGTACCCCGGCACCGAGGACTTCGACTACGCGCAGGAAGTGCGGCTCAGCCACGACGGCCGACCGTTCCTCGCGTACGAGTCGCGGGCCTGGATCATCGACGCCGAGGGACGCCCGGTCCGCCCGGCGGCCCGCGAGGTCGGCTGGTGGCGTCCGCAGCCGGACGACTCGATCGAGGTGCTGCTCGCGCACCCGACGGGCTACGTCGAGGTGTACGTCGGCGAGATCGACGGGCTGAAGGTGGAGCTGAGCACGGACGCGGTAGTGCGGACGGCGAGCGCCAAGGAAGTCTCGGCGAACCACCGCCTGTACGGCATCGTCGAGGGTGATCTGCTCTACGCGGTCGACATGGCGGCGATGGGCCGCGATTTGACGCCGCATCTCTCCGCCCGCCTCAAGCGAATAGCGGGCTGA
- a CDS encoding DsrE family protein, with translation MSRSLVVKVTAGADAPERCAQAFTVAATALASGADVSLWLTGESSWFALPGRAAEFDLPHSAPLSELLSALLAAGQVTLCTQCAARRSIGESDVLPGVRIAGAAVFVEEVLTDGTQALVY, from the coding sequence ATGAGCCGCTCACTGGTCGTCAAGGTGACAGCTGGCGCGGACGCTCCCGAGCGCTGTGCCCAGGCGTTCACGGTCGCCGCCACCGCGCTCGCCTCCGGCGCGGACGTCTCGCTCTGGCTCACCGGCGAATCGTCGTGGTTCGCGCTGCCCGGCCGGGCAGCGGAGTTCGACCTCCCGCACTCCGCGCCGCTGTCCGAGCTACTCTCTGCCCTGCTGGCGGCGGGTCAGGTCACGCTCTGCACCCAGTGCGCCGCCCGTCGGTCGATCGGGGAGAGCGACGTGCTGCCAGGCGTCCGGATCGCCGGCGCTGCCGTGTTCGTCGAAGAGGTCCTCACCGACGGCACTCAGGCGCTCGTTTATTGA